GAGCCTGTGCAAACCGGGCCGGCCACCGGCCGCCGGGGCCATGCGCAGCAGCCTGGTGCACGTTTTTTCAGTGCCGACCGTGCAGTGGCGACAATGCGGCGTTCCCGCATCCGGCCGCATGACCCCTGTATGCCCATGACATCGCTGCTGCTGCCATCCCGCCCGCGCAAGCACCTGCATCCCCACCTGCACCTCGATTCCCTGCCCGGCCGTCGCAGTGGGTCGGCCGTCAGAGTCAAGGTCAGGGCCTGGGCCGCCGCCATCGGGTGTGCCCTGTTCAATTGCCTTGCTCCGGCCCATGCCGCCGAGCCACCGGCACCCATCCCCACCTTTGGCGACTCGCCCTGCGTGGAGCGGCCCCAGCCGGCGGCCTCCGGCCAGCCCCCGGCGCCGCCCGCGCGCATCCCCGGCCTGCGCTACGAATGCCATGTGATGACCGGTGGACAACCGCTGTTCGTCGGCCGCGCCGGCCCGGCCGATCCACCAGCGAATCTGCCGGTGCTGCTGCTGATCCACGGCCTGGGCCAGAACGCCCACACCGACTGGGCCGAGCCGGTGCAGGCGCTGGCGTCGCGCTTCCAGATCGTCGCGGTCGACCTGCCCGGGTTTGGCGCCTCGCCCCCGCCGCTCGGCCCCTACGCCTTCGACACCCTCGGCCGGCAGCTCGCGCAGCTGGTCACCCGCCTGGCGCCGGGGCGGCGCGTGCACGTCGTCGGCCACTCGCTGGGCGGCGCGGTGGCGCTGCACTTTGCCCACCGCCACGCCGCGCTGGTCGACCGGCTCGTGCTGGTCGATGCCGCCGGCCTGCTGCTCAAGCAGGTCTTCATGCGCCACATGACCGCCCAGGCGGTGCCCTCCACCGGCGTGGCGCCGCTCGACGCGGTGATCCGCGGCATGGGCGGGCGGCTGCGCGACCTCGGCTCCTACCTCTTCCTGGGCCAGGACGCGCGCTTCGACTTCCTGCCCTGGCTGATGGGCAACCCCCAGGCACGCAAGGCCCTGCTGGGCGGCGTGGTGCAGGCCGATGCCGCGATCACCCTGGTCGAGCAGGACTTCACCGCCGCCCTGCGTGAAACCACCGTGCCCACTACGCTGATCTGGGGCTCGGAGGACCGCATCGCGCCGCCACGCACCGGCCGCATCCTGGCCGCGCGCATGCCCCAGGTGCGCCTGCAGGTCATGGCCGGCGCCGGCCACACGCCGATGGCCGAGCGCCCCGGCGAGTTCAACCGCCTGCTGCTGGACGCGCTGACCGGCCCCGTGCCCCCGCGCAGCGCCGGTTTTGCGCCCGGTACCACTGCCAGCACCCGCAGCCAGGGCGAGCTGACCTGCCAGGCCCAGGACGGAGCGCG
The Sphaerotilus microaerophilus DNA segment above includes these coding regions:
- a CDS encoding alpha/beta fold hydrolase; the encoded protein is MPMTSLLLPSRPRKHLHPHLHLDSLPGRRSGSAVRVKVRAWAAAIGCALFNCLAPAHAAEPPAPIPTFGDSPCVERPQPAASGQPPAPPARIPGLRYECHVMTGGQPLFVGRAGPADPPANLPVLLLIHGLGQNAHTDWAEPVQALASRFQIVAVDLPGFGASPPPLGPYAFDTLGRQLAQLVTRLAPGRRVHVVGHSLGGAVALHFAHRHAALVDRLVLVDAAGLLLKQVFMRHMTAQAVPSTGVAPLDAVIRGMGGRLRDLGSYLFLGQDARFDFLPWLMGNPQARKALLGGVVQADAAITLVEQDFTAALRETTVPTTLIWGSEDRIAPPRTGRILAARMPQVRLQVMAGAGHTPMAERPGEFNRLLLDALTGPVPPRSAGFAPGTTASTRSQGELTCQAQDGARYSGRIDKLTLNGCRNVRIEGAQIGALVLSDALATLDDSSIDAGRGVAIDARNSELIVTTSRIRARVAIRAENSWFDLAGVSLTASEAAMQWRDATSRAFFSLSDWDAPEHRGDAHFMWPRTAAGAQGSGR